A single Longimicrobiales bacterium DNA region contains:
- a CDS encoding low molecular weight phosphotyrosine protein phosphatase, protein MDTNNSDSPRTSVLFVCLGNICRSPLAEGIFHHLVDEAGLSERFDVDSAGTGSWHLGELPDARASMVASQHGVELTTRARQLTPEDMQRFDVVIAMDHENLRNIERMADAAGSEARIKLLRAYDSDGDGEEVPDPYYGGASGFENVYEMVRRSCQVLLEELRAA, encoded by the coding sequence ATGGACACGAACAATTCCGACTCCCCTCGCACGTCGGTTCTTTTCGTCTGCCTCGGCAACATCTGCCGATCGCCTCTCGCCGAGGGGATCTTTCATCATCTCGTCGATGAGGCCGGACTCTCGGAGCGCTTCGACGTCGACTCGGCCGGCACCGGATCCTGGCACCTAGGCGAGCTACCCGACGCCAGAGCCAGCATGGTCGCCAGTCAGCATGGCGTCGAGCTCACCACGCGCGCTCGACAACTGACGCCGGAAGACATGCAGCGCTTCGACGTCGTGATTGCAATGGATCATGAGAACCTGCGCAACATCGAGCGTATGGCTGACGCTGCAGGATCCGAAGCCCGGATCAAACTACTGCGGGCCTACGACTCGGACGGTGACGGGGAAGAAGTGCCGGACCCGTACTACGGTGGTGCCAGTGGATTCGAAAACGTCTACGAGATGGTCCGGCGCTCCTGTCAGGTACTACTCGAGGAACTGCGCGCGGCGTAG
- a CDS encoding DsbA family protein: MNTPIPHLHFDFVDPRSWFVSQLIEADEALTPATIVWSGFETRPPPTVMVSRDDPALDDLWSEAHAIAAELEITLNPPPLVPWTRKAHELVLHAERSGSGPQLRRSIFEGYFMEGLDIGRVDVLVELARATGLDPTEAKAVLDVDRFQAEVIQRQAEAMQRGITQVPVLELGDARLTGFHNAAVLRTFLSI; encoded by the coding sequence ATGAACACACCAATTCCTCACCTGCATTTCGACTTCGTCGACCCGCGCTCGTGGTTCGTATCGCAGTTGATCGAAGCAGACGAAGCGCTCACACCTGCTACGATCGTTTGGTCCGGCTTCGAGACACGGCCGCCGCCGACCGTGATGGTCAGCCGAGACGACCCGGCCCTGGATGACCTCTGGTCGGAAGCCCACGCGATCGCGGCGGAACTGGAGATCACGCTCAATCCGCCCCCGCTAGTGCCGTGGACAAGGAAGGCACACGAACTGGTCTTGCACGCCGAGAGGTCAGGCTCAGGGCCCCAGCTGCGGCGTTCGATCTTCGAGGGATACTTCATGGAGGGGCTCGACATCGGACGCGTCGACGTGCTCGTGGAGCTCGCCCGGGCGACGGGACTCGACCCCACCGAGGCCAAGGCGGTCCTCGATGTGGACCGATTCCAGGCCGAGGTTATCCAGAGACAGGCCGAGGCGATGCAGCGTGGGATCACCCAAGTGCCGGTCCTGGAGTTAGGCGACGCCCGGCTCACGGGCTTCCACAACGCCGCTGTCCTCCGCACCTTTCTCAGCATCTGA
- a CDS encoding DEAD/DEAH box helicase, whose protein sequence is MPDTKRFSDLGLSPERLAAVEALGWEVPTPIQAQGIPAGLTGSDVVGIAQTGTGKTAAFMIPALERINIGGGLQVLVLCPTRELAQQVSDDTVELSKGTSIRSEAIFGGVSYTHQIKALEQGYEVIVATPGRFIDHMQSKRVDLSKVNYLVLDEADRMLDMGFRPQIEDVFRGMPKKRQTMLFSATMPNGVHDLALRLTNEALWIEATPPGTTADGIDERFYSVKPDKKNDLLRSLIKEPGWDHVLIFTRTKAGADVLEGMLSREGIKVDAMHSNKHMKARTRALERFAQGEVRVLVATDVAQRGLDVDGITHVVNYDVPLDPEDYVHRIGRTGRAGATGTAITFVTAGDLGAIKSLEHRLGRGVDKIHLDEFDYAGAPPTEGKSKFKGPKKRIAGGMGAKSALDLTPEELAALLTPGS, encoded by the coding sequence GTGCCGGATACAAAACGCTTTTCTGATCTTGGGCTATCACCCGAACGCCTGGCTGCCGTCGAGGCGCTTGGCTGGGAAGTCCCCACTCCTATTCAGGCCCAGGGAATTCCTGCCGGACTGACCGGATCCGACGTCGTCGGCATCGCTCAGACCGGGACCGGGAAGACCGCGGCCTTCATGATTCCAGCTCTGGAACGGATCAACATCGGAGGAGGCCTGCAGGTACTCGTGCTCTGTCCGACCCGTGAGTTGGCTCAGCAGGTCTCGGATGACACCGTGGAGCTTTCTAAGGGCACGAGCATTCGCTCTGAGGCGATCTTCGGGGGCGTCAGCTACACCCATCAAATCAAAGCTCTCGAGCAGGGCTACGAGGTGATTGTCGCTACCCCTGGGCGCTTCATCGACCACATGCAGTCGAAGCGTGTTGACCTGAGCAAGGTGAACTACCTCGTACTCGACGAGGCTGATCGGATGCTCGACATGGGCTTCCGGCCTCAGATTGAGGATGTCTTTCGAGGCATGCCGAAGAAGCGTCAGACGATGCTCTTCAGCGCGACGATGCCAAACGGCGTTCACGACCTCGCTTTGCGCCTGACGAACGAAGCCCTCTGGATCGAGGCGACGCCTCCGGGCACGACCGCAGACGGCATCGACGAGCGCTTCTACTCGGTGAAGCCCGACAAGAAGAACGATCTGCTTCGCAGTCTTATCAAGGAGCCGGGATGGGATCATGTGTTGATCTTCACGAGGACGAAGGCCGGCGCCGACGTCCTGGAAGGGATGCTCAGCCGCGAAGGCATCAAGGTCGATGCGATGCACTCCAACAAGCACATGAAGGCTCGGACGCGTGCCCTGGAGCGGTTCGCCCAGGGTGAAGTTCGCGTGCTGGTCGCCACCGACGTCGCCCAGCGCGGGCTCGACGTCGATGGAATTACCCATGTCGTGAACTACGATGTCCCGCTTGATCCGGAAGACTACGTTCACCGCATCGGACGAACCGGTCGCGCAGGCGCGACTGGAACAGCGATCACATTTGTCACCGCTGGCGATCTGGGGGCGATCAAGAGTCTGGAGCACCGCCTCGGTCGCGGTGTGGACAAGATCCACCTCGACGAGTTCGATTATGCGGGCGCACCTCCCACTGAGGGCAAGTCGAAGTTCAAGGGCCCCAAGAAGCGTATCGCTGGAGGCATGGGCGCCAAGTCTGCCTTGGACCTCACACCGGAAGAACTGGCCGCACTGCTAACCCCAGGTTCCTGA
- a CDS encoding pyridoxal phosphate-dependent aminotransferase has translation MQFSSNVEKLKPSATIAVSTLAKKLAAEGRDIINLSAGEPDFDTPAFISEAAIDGIRAGKTRYTPPAGIQDLRKAIGSHLSKRANREMSWEGVVVTAGAKQCLFNAIFTLFGPGDEVLIAAPYWTTYPDLVTIARAEPKAVFGEESRDFKITPAELDAAVTDATRGLVINSPSNPTGAIYSTAELQAIAEWCRDRRVWLLSDEIYRNIYHDGDGAAPGILDLPEGSLGPFVLIDGASKSYAMTGWRIGYSWTDPEVAKKFTALQSQITSNAATPSQVAALAAYSDEDSANASLDEMGAAFRRRRDLVVARLKDLLPGVAYVEPGGAFYLYFRVDGFFDGEVQSATAWCSDLLEQQGVALVPGAAFGDDRWVRLSFATSDEILEEGFGRIGAMVGVDSTA, from the coding sequence ATGCAGTTCAGCTCCAACGTCGAAAAGCTCAAGCCATCCGCCACGATCGCAGTCAGTACTCTCGCGAAGAAGCTGGCCGCAGAAGGTCGGGACATCATCAATTTGAGTGCGGGCGAACCGGACTTCGACACCCCTGCGTTCATTTCGGAGGCTGCCATCGACGGAATCCGAGCGGGAAAAACAAGATACACGCCGCCTGCCGGAATCCAGGATCTACGGAAAGCCATTGGCAGTCATCTCTCAAAACGGGCGAATCGTGAGATGTCGTGGGAGGGCGTCGTCGTCACTGCGGGAGCGAAGCAGTGCCTTTTCAACGCAATCTTTACGCTGTTCGGCCCCGGCGATGAAGTGCTGATCGCCGCGCCCTACTGGACCACCTATCCAGACCTCGTCACAATCGCCCGTGCTGAGCCGAAGGCCGTCTTCGGCGAAGAGTCGAGGGACTTCAAGATTACGCCAGCCGAACTCGATGCGGCGGTCACAGACGCTACTCGAGGCCTGGTGATCAACAGCCCAAGCAATCCCACGGGTGCCATCTACTCCACGGCCGAACTGCAGGCGATCGCGGAGTGGTGCAGAGACCGCCGTGTGTGGCTCTTGAGCGATGAGATCTATCGAAACATTTACCACGATGGCGACGGTGCCGCGCCGGGGATTCTCGATCTCCCCGAGGGAAGTCTCGGGCCATTCGTTCTCATCGATGGAGCATCGAAGAGCTATGCGATGACTGGTTGGCGCATCGGGTATTCGTGGACGGATCCGGAGGTCGCCAAGAAGTTCACCGCGCTTCAGAGTCAGATCACTTCGAATGCAGCGACGCCCTCACAGGTCGCGGCGCTGGCGGCCTACTCCGACGAGGACTCGGCCAATGCCTCCCTCGACGAGATGGGTGCCGCCTTTCGTCGACGCCGGGACCTCGTAGTAGCACGACTTAAGGACCTTCTCCCCGGTGTCGCCTATGTCGAGCCGGGTGGAGCGTTCTATCTTTACTTCCGCGTCGACGGATTTTTCGATGGGGAGGTCCAGAGCGCCACGGCGTGGTGCTCCGATCTCCTTGAGCAACAGGGGGTCGCCCTGGTTCCGGGTGCCGCTTTCGGTGACGACCGGTGGGTTCGACTCAGCTTTGCGACCTCAGACGAAATTCTTGAAGAGGGATTCGGACGAATCGGGGCGATGGTCGGTGTCGACTCGACCGCCTGA